A window of the Equus asinus isolate D_3611 breed Donkey chromosome 20, EquAss-T2T_v2, whole genome shotgun sequence genome harbors these coding sequences:
- the GRAMD1B gene encoding protein Aster-B isoform X15, producing MVEKGSDHSSDKSPSTPEQGVQRSCSSQSGRSGGKNSKKSQSWYNVLSPTYKQRNEDFRKLFKQLPDTERLIVDYSCALQRDILLQGRLYLSENWICFYSNIFRWETLLTVRLKDICSMTKEKTARLIPNAIQVCTDSEKHFFTSFGARDRTYMMMFRLWQNALLEKPLCPKELWHFVHQCYGNELGLTSDDEDYVPPDDDFNTMGYCEEIPVEENEVNDSSSKSSIETKPDASPQLPKKSITNSTLTSTGSSEAPVSFDGLPLEEEVLEGDGSLEKELAIDSIIGEKIEIIAPVNSPSLDFNDNEDIPTELSDSSDTHDEGEVQAFYEDLSGRQYVNEVFNFSVDKLYDLLFTDSPFQRDFMEQRRFSDIIFHPWKKEENGNQSRVILYTITLTNPLAPKTATVRETQTMYKASQESECYVIDAEVLTHDVPYHDYFYTINRYTLTRVARNKSRLRVSTELRYRKQPWGLVKTFIEKNFWSGLEDYFRHLESELTKTESTYLAEMHRQSPKEKASKPTTVRRRKRPHAHLRVPHLEEVMSPVTTPTDEDVGHRIKHVAGSTQTRHIPEDTPNGFHLQSVSKLLLVISCVLVLLVILNMMLFYKLWMLEYTTQTLTAWQGLRLQERLPQSQTEWAQLLESQQKYHDTELQKWREIIKSSVMLLDQMKDSLINLQNGIRSRDYTSESEEKRNRYH from the exons GTCTTAAGCCCCACTTAcaagcagagaaatgaagacttcagAAAGCTCTTTAAGCAACTTCCAGACACGGAGCGCCTCATTGTTG ATTACTCGTGTGCACTCCAAAGAGACATTCTTCTTCAGGGCCGACTCTACCTCTCTGAAAATTGGATCTGCTTCTACAGCAACATCTTCCGCTGGGAAACTCTG CTGACCGTTCGTTTGAAAGACATCTGCTCCATGACTAAAGAAAAAACAGCTCGCCTCATTCCCAATGCCATCCAAGTTTGCACTGACTCGGAAAAG CACTTTTTCACTTCATTTGGAGCCCGGGATAGGACATACATGATGATGTTCCGGCTCTGGCAGAATGCTCTCCTTGAAAAA CCCCTGTGTCCCAAGGAGCTCTGGCACTTCGTTCACCAGTGCTACGGGAACGAGTTGGGGCTGACCAGTGACGATGAGGACTACGTACCCCCTGATGACGACTTCAACACAATGGG CTACTGTGAGGAGATCCCTGTAGAAGAGAATGAAGTGAATGACAGCTCATCCAAAAGCAGCATAGAGACCAAGCCAGATGCCAGTCCACAGCTGCCCAAGAAATCCATCACCAACAGCACGCTGACATCCACAGGGAGCAGCGAAGCTCCCGTCTCG TTTGATGGCCTGCCCCTGGAAGAGGAGGTGCTGGAGGGCGACGGGTCCCTGGAGAAGGAGCTCGCCATCGACAGCATCATCGGGGAGAAAATCGAGATCATCGCGCCTGTGAACTCCCCTTCACTGGACTTCAATGACAATGAGGACATCCCCACTGAGCTCAGTGACTCTTCCGACACCCACGATGAAG GGGAGGTCCAGGCCTTCTATGAGGACCTGAGTGGCCGGCAGTATGTGAACGAAGTCTTCAACTTCAGCGTGGACAAGCTCTACGACCTCCTGTTCACTGACTCGCCCTTCCAGCGGGACTTCATGGAGCAGCGACGCTTCTCTG ATATCATCTTCCATCcgtggaaaaaggaagagaatggaaaCCAGAGTCGAGTGATTCTTTATACCATCACCCTTACCAATCCTCTGGCTCCCAAAACTGCCACTGTCAGGGAGACCCAG ACCATGTACAAGGCGAGCCAGGAGAGTGAATGTTACGTGATAGACGCCGAAGTCCTCACTCACGACGTGCCGTACCACGACTACTTCTATACCATCAACCGCTACACGCTCACCCGTGTGGCGCGGAACAAGAGTCGACTCAG GGTCTCCACAGAGCTGCGGTACCGAAAACAGCCTTGGGGGTTAGTGAAAACTTTCATCGAGAAGAACTTCTGGAGTGGGCTGGAGGACTACTTCCGCCATTTAG AGAGTGAGCTGACCAAAACAGAGAGCACCTACCTGGCTGAGATGCACAGACAGTCTCCCAAAGAGAAGGCCAGCAAGCCCACAACGGTGCGGAGAAGGAAGCGTCCCCATGCCCACCTGCGGGTGCCTCACCTGGAAGAGGTGATGAGTCCCGTCACCACACCCACTGATGAAGATGTGGGCCATAGGATCAAGCACGTGGCAG GTTCCACGCAGACACGGCATATCCCTGAGGACACTCCCAATGGTTTCCACCTGCAGAGCGTGTCCAAGCTGCTGCTGGTTATCAGCTGTGT TCTGGTGCTGCTGGTCATCCTTAACATGATGCTCTTCTACAAACTCTGGATGTTAGAATACACCACCCAGACCCTCACTGCCTGGCAGGGTCTGAGGCTCCAAGAAAG GTTACCCCAATCTCAGACAGAATGGGCCCAGCTCTTAGAGTCCCAACAAAAGTACCACGATACTGAGCTCCAAAAGTGGAGGGAGATCATCAAATCTTCAGTGATGCTTCTTGACCAG ATGAAGGACTCACTCATCAATCTTCAGAACGGCATCAGGTCCCGTGACTACACATCAGAAAGTGAAGAGAAGAGGAACCGCTATCATTGA
- the GRAMD1B gene encoding protein Aster-B isoform X14: MVEKGSDHSSDKSPSTPEQGVQRSCSSQSGRSGGKNSKKSQSWYNVLSPTYKQRNEDFRKLFKQLPDTERLIVDYSCALQRDILLQGRLYLSENWICFYSNIFRWETLLTVRLKDICSMTKEKTARLIPNAIQVCTDSEKHFFTSFGARDRTYMMMFRLWQNALLEKPLCPKELWHFVHQCYGNELGLTSDDEDYVPPDDDFNTMGYCEEIPVEENEVNDSSSKSSIETKPDASPQLPKKSITNSTLTSTGSSEAPVSFDGLPLEEEVLEGDGSLEKELAIDSIIGEKIEIIAPVNSPSLDFNDNEDIPTELSDSSDTHDEGEVQAFYEDLSGRQYVNEVFNFSVDKLYDLLFTDSPFQRDFMEQRRFSDIIFHPWKKEENGNQSRVILYTITLTNPLAPKTATVRETQTMYKASQESECYVIDAEVLTHDVPYHDYFYTINRYTLTRVARNKSRLRVSTELRYRKQPWGLVKTFIEKNFWSGLEDYFRHLESELTKTESTYLAEMHRQSPKEKASKPTTVRRRKRPHAHLRVPHLEEVMSPVTTPTDEDVGHRIKHVAGVPGSTQTRHIPEDTPNGFHLQSVSKLLLVISCVLVLLVILNMMLFYKLWMLEYTTQTLTAWQGLRLQERLPQSQTEWAQLLESQQKYHDTELQKWREIIKSSVMLLDQMKDSLINLQNGIRSRDYTSESEEKRNRYH; this comes from the exons GTCTTAAGCCCCACTTAcaagcagagaaatgaagacttcagAAAGCTCTTTAAGCAACTTCCAGACACGGAGCGCCTCATTGTTG ATTACTCGTGTGCACTCCAAAGAGACATTCTTCTTCAGGGCCGACTCTACCTCTCTGAAAATTGGATCTGCTTCTACAGCAACATCTTCCGCTGGGAAACTCTG CTGACCGTTCGTTTGAAAGACATCTGCTCCATGACTAAAGAAAAAACAGCTCGCCTCATTCCCAATGCCATCCAAGTTTGCACTGACTCGGAAAAG CACTTTTTCACTTCATTTGGAGCCCGGGATAGGACATACATGATGATGTTCCGGCTCTGGCAGAATGCTCTCCTTGAAAAA CCCCTGTGTCCCAAGGAGCTCTGGCACTTCGTTCACCAGTGCTACGGGAACGAGTTGGGGCTGACCAGTGACGATGAGGACTACGTACCCCCTGATGACGACTTCAACACAATGGG CTACTGTGAGGAGATCCCTGTAGAAGAGAATGAAGTGAATGACAGCTCATCCAAAAGCAGCATAGAGACCAAGCCAGATGCCAGTCCACAGCTGCCCAAGAAATCCATCACCAACAGCACGCTGACATCCACAGGGAGCAGCGAAGCTCCCGTCTCG TTTGATGGCCTGCCCCTGGAAGAGGAGGTGCTGGAGGGCGACGGGTCCCTGGAGAAGGAGCTCGCCATCGACAGCATCATCGGGGAGAAAATCGAGATCATCGCGCCTGTGAACTCCCCTTCACTGGACTTCAATGACAATGAGGACATCCCCACTGAGCTCAGTGACTCTTCCGACACCCACGATGAAG GGGAGGTCCAGGCCTTCTATGAGGACCTGAGTGGCCGGCAGTATGTGAACGAAGTCTTCAACTTCAGCGTGGACAAGCTCTACGACCTCCTGTTCACTGACTCGCCCTTCCAGCGGGACTTCATGGAGCAGCGACGCTTCTCTG ATATCATCTTCCATCcgtggaaaaaggaagagaatggaaaCCAGAGTCGAGTGATTCTTTATACCATCACCCTTACCAATCCTCTGGCTCCCAAAACTGCCACTGTCAGGGAGACCCAG ACCATGTACAAGGCGAGCCAGGAGAGTGAATGTTACGTGATAGACGCCGAAGTCCTCACTCACGACGTGCCGTACCACGACTACTTCTATACCATCAACCGCTACACGCTCACCCGTGTGGCGCGGAACAAGAGTCGACTCAG GGTCTCCACAGAGCTGCGGTACCGAAAACAGCCTTGGGGGTTAGTGAAAACTTTCATCGAGAAGAACTTCTGGAGTGGGCTGGAGGACTACTTCCGCCATTTAG AGAGTGAGCTGACCAAAACAGAGAGCACCTACCTGGCTGAGATGCACAGACAGTCTCCCAAAGAGAAGGCCAGCAAGCCCACAACGGTGCGGAGAAGGAAGCGTCCCCATGCCCACCTGCGGGTGCCTCACCTGGAAGAGGTGATGAGTCCCGTCACCACACCCACTGATGAAGATGTGGGCCATAGGATCAAGCACGTGGCAGGTGTGCCAG GTTCCACGCAGACACGGCATATCCCTGAGGACACTCCCAATGGTTTCCACCTGCAGAGCGTGTCCAAGCTGCTGCTGGTTATCAGCTGTGT TCTGGTGCTGCTGGTCATCCTTAACATGATGCTCTTCTACAAACTCTGGATGTTAGAATACACCACCCAGACCCTCACTGCCTGGCAGGGTCTGAGGCTCCAAGAAAG GTTACCCCAATCTCAGACAGAATGGGCCCAGCTCTTAGAGTCCCAACAAAAGTACCACGATACTGAGCTCCAAAAGTGGAGGGAGATCATCAAATCTTCAGTGATGCTTCTTGACCAG ATGAAGGACTCACTCATCAATCTTCAGAACGGCATCAGGTCCCGTGACTACACATCAGAAAGTGAAGAGAAGAGGAACCGCTATCATTGA